A window from Streptomyces sp. NBC_00271 encodes these proteins:
- a CDS encoding GlsB/YeaQ/YmgE family stress response membrane protein: protein MEISGIISAILIGIIIGILGRLVVPGRQRIGILWTILVGIVAAFIGSGIAAAFGVANTKGVDWIEWLIQIGLAAVGVAALDRVKVRR, encoded by the coding sequence ATGGAGATCTCAGGCATCATCAGTGCCATTCTCATCGGCATCATCATCGGCATACTGGGCCGGCTCGTGGTCCCGGGACGCCAGCGCATCGGCATCCTGTGGACGATCCTCGTCGGCATCGTGGCCGCGTTCATCGGCTCGGGGATCGCCGCCGCGTTCGGCGTGGCGAACACGAAGGGCGTCGACTGGATCGAGTGGCTCATTCAGATCGGACTCGCGGCGGTGGGCGTCGCGGCGCTCGACCGGGTGAAGGTGCGCCGCTGA
- a CDS encoding GNAT family N-acetyltransferase — protein sequence MDHVAVLALFDRDMREGARPDSPGARVERVDKVVRQVGTEHGWNGVIWSDLDESIADAAIAEQMRYFGELGREFEWKLYGHDKPEGLGKRLRAAGFVAQPEETLMIAELGDLALDAQPPEGVRLLPVTDRAGVDLVADVHEQAFGTDSTRMRHQLLAQLTGDEDNVVAVVALAGDVPVSAARMELVPGTRFAGLWGGGTIDSWRRRGIYRALVAHRARVAAERGYRYVQVDATSQSRPVLARLGFEPLTTTTPYVYG from the coding sequence ATGGATCACGTTGCGGTACTGGCCCTGTTCGACCGGGACATGCGGGAGGGCGCGCGGCCCGACAGCCCGGGAGCCCGGGTCGAGCGCGTCGACAAGGTGGTGCGCCAGGTCGGCACCGAGCACGGCTGGAACGGAGTGATCTGGTCGGACCTGGACGAATCGATCGCCGATGCCGCGATCGCCGAGCAGATGCGCTACTTCGGCGAACTCGGCCGCGAGTTCGAGTGGAAGCTGTACGGGCACGACAAGCCCGAGGGCCTGGGAAAGCGGCTGCGCGCCGCCGGGTTCGTCGCCCAGCCCGAGGAGACCCTGATGATCGCCGAGTTGGGCGACCTCGCGCTCGACGCCCAGCCGCCCGAGGGCGTACGGCTGCTGCCCGTCACCGACCGCGCGGGCGTCGACCTCGTCGCGGACGTCCACGAACAGGCCTTCGGTACGGACAGCACCCGGATGCGCCACCAACTCCTCGCCCAGCTCACCGGCGACGAGGACAACGTCGTCGCGGTGGTGGCCCTCGCCGGTGACGTCCCGGTCAGCGCCGCCCGCATGGAGCTGGTCCCCGGCACCCGCTTCGCCGGCCTCTGGGGCGGCGGCACCATCGACTCCTGGCGTCGCCGCGGCATCTACCGCGCGCTGGTCGCCCACCGCGCCCGCGTCGCCGCCGAGCGCGGCTACCGCTATGTCCAGGTGGACGCCACCAGCCAGAGCCGCCCGGTCCTCGCCCGTCTGGGCTTCGAGCCCCTGACCACGACAACGCCGTACGTGTACGGGTGA
- a CDS encoding ricin-type beta-trefoil lectin domain protein, whose protein sequence is MSPHSHTARLRGLLKRAAVHGVVLGLAIAGLAGVGRSATSLTAEPTAVSTNQIGVAPAPMGWASWNTFASVIDYDTIKAQADALVSSGMAAAGYKYVNIDEGWWLGTRDSSGNITVDTAKWPGGMKAIVDYIHSKGLKAGIYTDAGKNGCGYYYPTPSGTPAAPNTGMEGHNQQDLETFQNWGFDFLKVDWCGGDAEGLDQETTYKAIRDANTAATAVTGRSLVLSLCEWGTGNPWNWAAGTGAMWRTSTDIVYYPDNPTMTSILANFDKSLHPAAQHTGYYNDPDMMTVGMNGLSAAQNRTHMGLWAISGAPLLAGNNLATMSATTASILTNSEVVAIDQDPRGLQGVKVAEDSTGLQVYSKILSGTGKRAVLLLNRTSAAANITARWQDMGLTTASAAVRNVWSASNAGSFATSYTTSVPAGEGVLLTVSGTEASGTTYEDTTSATTPAFTGVTASAAGTELIDITYANGGTADRKATLQVGGQYAQTLAFPPTGSATTYRTVSVLASLAKGSNTLTFGALGTAPDIDAVAVRAVPGTNGTAVVGTGSGRCLDFFKSTITNNSQAELWDCGGGQNQTFTYTSRGELVVYGNKCLDAYNSGTANGTKVVLWDCNGGTNQKWTFNSNGTVTNNVSGLCLDALGAATANGTLIDLWSCNGGSNQQWTRN, encoded by the coding sequence ATGTCCCCCCATTCGCACACCGCGCGCCTCAGGGGCCTCCTGAAGCGCGCAGCCGTTCATGGCGTCGTCCTGGGCCTGGCCATCGCCGGATTGGCCGGAGTCGGACGCTCCGCCACTTCGCTCACCGCCGAGCCGACCGCCGTCAGCACCAACCAGATCGGGGTCGCACCGGCCCCGATGGGCTGGGCGTCCTGGAACACCTTCGCCAGCGTCATCGACTACGACACCATCAAGGCCCAGGCCGACGCCCTCGTGTCGTCGGGCATGGCCGCCGCGGGCTACAAGTACGTCAACATCGACGAGGGCTGGTGGCTGGGCACCCGCGACAGCAGCGGCAACATCACCGTCGACACCGCCAAGTGGCCGGGCGGGATGAAAGCCATCGTCGACTACATCCACAGCAAGGGCCTCAAGGCCGGGATCTACACCGACGCGGGCAAGAACGGCTGCGGCTACTACTACCCGACCCCCTCGGGGACGCCCGCCGCACCCAACACCGGTATGGAGGGCCACAACCAGCAGGACCTGGAGACCTTCCAGAACTGGGGCTTCGACTTCCTGAAGGTCGACTGGTGCGGCGGTGACGCCGAGGGCCTCGACCAGGAGACGACGTACAAGGCGATCCGCGACGCCAACACCGCCGCGACCGCGGTCACGGGCCGCTCACTGGTGCTGTCACTGTGCGAGTGGGGCACGGGCAACCCCTGGAACTGGGCTGCCGGCACGGGCGCGATGTGGCGCACCAGCACCGACATCGTCTACTACCCCGACAACCCGACGATGACCAGCATCCTGGCCAACTTCGACAAGTCGCTGCACCCCGCCGCCCAGCACACCGGTTACTACAACGACCCGGACATGATGACGGTCGGCATGAACGGCCTGAGCGCCGCCCAGAACCGCACCCACATGGGCCTGTGGGCGATCTCCGGCGCCCCCCTGCTCGCGGGCAACAACCTGGCCACCATGAGTGCGACGACCGCCTCGATCCTCACCAACTCCGAGGTCGTCGCGATCGACCAGGACCCGCGCGGCCTCCAGGGCGTCAAGGTCGCCGAGGACAGCACCGGCCTGCAGGTTTACAGCAAGATCCTCTCCGGTACCGGCAAGCGCGCGGTCCTGCTGCTGAATCGTACGTCCGCCGCGGCGAACATCACCGCCCGCTGGCAGGACATGGGTCTGACCACCGCCTCCGCCGCCGTACGCAACGTCTGGTCGGCGTCCAACGCCGGTTCGTTCGCGACGAGTTACACCACCAGCGTCCCCGCGGGCGAGGGTGTGCTGCTCACCGTCTCCGGCACCGAGGCGTCCGGGACGACGTACGAGGACACCACGTCCGCGACGACCCCGGCCTTCACCGGAGTCACGGCGTCCGCCGCGGGCACCGAGTTGATCGACATCACCTACGCCAACGGGGGTACCGCGGACCGCAAGGCGACGCTTCAGGTGGGTGGCCAGTACGCGCAGACGCTGGCCTTCCCGCCCACCGGCTCGGCGACCACCTACCGGACCGTCTCCGTCCTCGCGTCCCTGGCGAAGGGCTCCAACACGCTGACCTTCGGGGCCTTGGGCACCGCGCCCGACATCGACGCCGTGGCCGTGCGCGCCGTCCCGGGCACCAACGGGACGGCGGTCGTCGGCACCGGATCCGGACGGTGCCTGGACTTCTTCAAGAGCACGATCACCAACAACAGCCAGGCCGAACTGTGGGACTGCGGCGGTGGCCAGAACCAGACGTTCACCTACACCTCGCGCGGTGAACTGGTGGTCTACGGCAACAAGTGCCTCGACGCCTACAACAGCGGTACCGCCAATGGCACCAAGGTCGTCCTGTGGGACTGCAACGGCGGCACCAACCAGAAGTGGACCTTCAACTCCAACGGAACCGTCACCAACAATGTCTCGGGCCTGTGCCTGGACGCGCTGGGCGCCGCGACGGCGAACGGAACCCTGATCGACCTCTGGTCGTGCAACGGCGGATCCAACCAGCAGTGGACCCGCAACTGA
- a CDS encoding MBL fold metallo-hydrolase, with amino-acid sequence MREDAIVEVAAGIHLVHGSNTNWVILTEGDAVTLIDTGYPGDRPDVLASLDALGHSPEAISAVLITHAHNDHLGSAEYLSSTYGVPVHLHEEEVPHARREFLQQVSVGEVMRQAWRPGVLPWAVHAIRSGGKADVRMTRPEPFPGQGALDLPGGPVPVHTPGHTAGHCVYHLPDAGIVISGDALVSGHPTSRIQGPQLLPAMFHAERANALASLKLIEALSADVLLPGHGPVHRGSVSEAAQRARALAN; translated from the coding sequence ATGCGCGAGGACGCGATCGTCGAGGTGGCGGCCGGAATCCATCTGGTTCACGGCAGCAACACCAACTGGGTGATCCTGACCGAGGGGGACGCCGTCACCCTGATCGACACCGGATATCCGGGTGACCGCCCGGACGTCCTCGCCTCCCTCGACGCGCTCGGCCACTCCCCCGAGGCCATCAGCGCCGTACTCATCACCCACGCGCACAACGACCATCTCGGGTCGGCCGAGTACCTGAGCAGCACATACGGCGTCCCGGTCCATCTGCACGAGGAGGAGGTGCCGCACGCGCGCCGCGAGTTCCTCCAGCAGGTGAGCGTGGGCGAGGTGATGCGCCAGGCCTGGCGTCCCGGCGTGCTGCCCTGGGCGGTGCACGCGATCCGGTCCGGCGGCAAGGCGGATGTCCGGATGACCCGGCCCGAGCCGTTCCCCGGCCAGGGGGCGCTCGATCTTCCCGGCGGTCCGGTGCCGGTGCACACACCCGGGCACACCGCCGGACACTGTGTCTACCACCTGCCGGACGCCGGCATCGTGATCTCCGGCGACGCCCTGGTCAGCGGCCACCCCACCTCGCGGATACAGGGACCGCAGCTGCTGCCCGCCATGTTCCACGCCGAGCGCGCGAACGCCCTCGCGTCGCTGAAGCTCATCGAGGCACTCTCGGCGGACGTCCTGCTGCCCGGTCACGGCCCCGTGCACCGCGGATCCGTGAGCGAGGCGGCCCAGCGCGCCCGGGCACTCGCCAACTGA
- a CDS encoding MerR family transcriptional regulator: MRIGELSRRTGVHTRMLRYYEEQGLLRPARVANGYRSYGDAAVPCVRQIRGRLDSGLTTEIIRVILPFLSDPGEIPLHPECLTQETAALLRSEIDRIQSRIDCLARNRDALRAYLDTVQPGTPRP, translated from the coding sequence ATGAGGATCGGTGAGCTGTCGCGCCGCACCGGCGTCCACACCCGGATGCTGCGCTACTACGAGGAGCAGGGCCTGCTGCGCCCCGCGCGGGTCGCCAACGGCTATCGCTCGTACGGCGACGCGGCCGTCCCGTGCGTACGGCAGATCCGCGGACGGCTCGACTCCGGGCTCACCACCGAGATCATCCGTGTCATCCTGCCGTTCCTGTCCGACCCCGGCGAGATCCCTCTCCACCCCGAGTGCCTGACCCAGGAGACCGCCGCACTCCTGCGGAGCGAGATCGACCGCATCCAGAGCCGCATCGACTGCCTGGCCCGCAACCGGGACGCGCTGCGGGCCTACCTCGACACCGTCCAGCCGGGAACCCCGCGGCCCTGA
- a CDS encoding aldo/keto reductase translates to MKYRTLGRTGIKVSPYCLGAMMFGAIGNPDHDDSVRIIHKALDAGINFVDTADAYSRGESEEIVGKALKGRRDDVVLATKAHLPMGDDPNQRGNSRRWLVRALEDSLRRLGTDHVDLFQIHRPAPDTDVEETLSALTDLVRAGKVRAIGTSSFPASDLVEAQWVAERRGLTRFRSEQPTYSILNRGIEREVLPVCERYGMGALVYSPLAGGLLTGRYRKDRQADSHRAAFGFKHLSDERRLDIVEQLIPLAEKAGMPLTHLAMAFAIAHPGVTSAIIGPRTMAHLDDLLAGAETTLTDELLDQIDAIVPPGTDIGTLDMAYNPPAIQQTALRRRLPDERSAA, encoded by the coding sequence ATGAAGTACCGCACACTGGGCCGAACCGGCATCAAGGTCAGCCCTTACTGTCTGGGCGCGATGATGTTCGGCGCCATCGGCAACCCCGACCACGACGACTCCGTCCGGATCATCCACAAGGCGCTGGACGCGGGCATCAACTTCGTCGACACCGCGGACGCCTACTCACGCGGCGAGTCCGAGGAAATCGTCGGCAAGGCCCTCAAGGGCCGCCGGGACGACGTCGTGCTCGCCACCAAGGCCCACCTCCCCATGGGGGACGACCCCAACCAGCGGGGCAACTCGCGGCGCTGGCTGGTCCGCGCGCTGGAGGACTCGCTGCGCCGGCTCGGAACCGACCACGTCGACCTGTTCCAGATCCACCGGCCCGCCCCGGACACCGACGTGGAGGAGACCCTCTCGGCCCTCACCGACCTGGTGCGCGCGGGCAAGGTCCGGGCCATCGGCACCTCCTCCTTCCCCGCCTCGGACCTCGTCGAGGCGCAGTGGGTCGCCGAGCGACGGGGCCTGACGCGGTTCCGCAGCGAGCAGCCGACGTACTCGATCCTCAACCGCGGCATCGAGCGCGAGGTGCTGCCCGTCTGCGAGCGCTACGGCATGGGCGCCCTGGTCTACAGCCCGCTCGCGGGCGGCCTGCTGACCGGCCGCTACCGCAAGGACCGCCAGGCCGACAGCCACCGTGCCGCCTTCGGCTTCAAGCACCTCAGCGACGAACGCCGGCTCGACATCGTCGAACAGCTCATCCCCCTGGCCGAGAAGGCGGGGATGCCGCTGACGCACCTGGCCATGGCGTTCGCGATCGCCCACCCCGGCGTCACCTCCGCGATCATCGGACCACGCACGATGGCCCACTTGGACGACCTCCTCGCGGGCGCGGAGACCACTCTGACCGACGAGCTCCTCGACCAGATCGACGCGATCGTGCCGCCCGGCACCGACATCGGGACGCTCGACATGGCCTACAACCCGCCCGCCATCCAGCAGACCGCCCTGCGCCGCCGCCTGCCCGACGAACGCTCCGCCGCCTGA
- a CDS encoding GNAT family N-acetyltransferase, which yields MTSPGFADLVVARASLDDWSVISGWAGDEGWNPGLSDAPSFFAQDPEGFFIGRIDGQPVSAVSVVTYDADYAFLGFYLVRPDLRGRGHGLATWKTALAHAGGRTVGLDGVVAQQDNYRKSGFELAHRTVRFIGTVPAEQTPPGVRPAAAADFASIAAYDSVCCPADRPRFLERWLTGPGHRTFVRVADGHLTGYAVIRPALDRPRVGPLFADTAEDARALLLALAADAPGGEVAIDIPESNVPGVALAEEFGLTPSFETARMYTGPVRPFSGERVYGVTTLELG from the coding sequence ATGACTTCTCCGGGTTTCGCGGATCTCGTCGTCGCCCGGGCCTCGCTCGACGACTGGTCGGTGATCAGCGGGTGGGCGGGGGACGAGGGATGGAATCCGGGGCTGTCCGACGCACCGAGCTTCTTCGCCCAGGATCCCGAGGGTTTCTTCATCGGCAGGATCGACGGGCAGCCGGTCTCGGCGGTCTCGGTCGTGACGTACGACGCCGACTACGCCTTCCTGGGCTTCTATCTCGTACGACCCGATCTGCGCGGCCGCGGCCACGGCCTCGCCACCTGGAAGACGGCCCTCGCCCACGCCGGCGGCCGGACCGTCGGTCTGGACGGTGTGGTGGCGCAGCAGGACAACTACCGCAAGTCCGGCTTCGAACTCGCCCACCGCACCGTCCGGTTCATCGGAACCGTGCCGGCGGAACAGACGCCACCGGGGGTGCGGCCCGCCGCAGCGGCCGACTTCGCGTCGATCGCGGCGTACGACAGTGTCTGCTGCCCGGCCGACCGCCCCCGCTTCCTGGAACGGTGGCTCACCGGTCCCGGCCACCGCACCTTCGTCCGCGTCGCCGACGGCCACCTCACCGGCTACGCGGTGATCCGGCCCGCCCTCGACCGCCCGCGCGTGGGCCCGCTGTTCGCCGACACCGCCGAGGATGCCCGCGCCCTCCTGCTGGCGCTGGCCGCCGACGCTCCCGGGGGCGAGGTCGCCATCGACATCCCCGAGTCGAACGTGCCGGGCGTCGCCCTCGCCGAGGAGTTCGGCCTCACCCCCTCCTTCGAGACCGCCCGGATGTACACCGGCCCGGTCAGGCCGTTCAGCGGCGAGCGGGTCTACGGGGTTACCACGCTCGAACTCGGCTAG